A region from the Brassica napus cultivar Da-Ae chromosome C8, Da-Ae, whole genome shotgun sequence genome encodes:
- the LOC106386154 gene encoding transcription initiation factor TFIID subunit 13 isoform X2 has translation MLIYSVLNSQKSLYFHHRRRFATDLYGQKLIRICSSPKKMSNTPAAAPTSSSKSKAAGSSQAPEKRKPLFQKELQHMMYGFGDEQNPLPETVALVEDIVVEYVTDLTHKAQEIGTKRGRLLVDDFLYLIRKDLPKLNRCRELLAMQEELKQARKAFDVDEEKITSLD, from the exons ATGTTAATTTACTCTGTATTAAACTCACAAAAGTCTCTCTACTTTCATCATCGTCGCCGATTTGCCACTGACCTATACGGGCAGAAGCTAATCCGCATCTGTTCATCTCCG aagaagatgagtaaCACACCAGCAGCAGCGCCGACTTCATCGTCTAAATCGAAAGCTGCCGGAAGTTCTCAGGCGCCGGAAAAGCGCAAACCCCTCTTCCAAAAAGAAT TGCAGCATATGATGTATGGATTTGGCGATGAGCAGAAC CCTCTCCCAGAGACTGTCGCCCTTGTTGAAGATATTGTCGTTGAATACGTCACTGATTTG aCACATAAGGCTCAGGAGATTGGCACGAAGCGAGGAAGGCTACTGGTTGATGACTTCTTGTATCTAATCCGCAAG GATTTGCCAAAACTTAATCGGTGTAGGGAACTATTGGCAATGCAGGAAGAGCTGAAACAAGCACGTAAAGCTTTTGATGTTGACGAAGAGAAGATCACTTccctcgattga
- the LOC106386154 gene encoding transcription initiation factor TFIID subunit 13 isoform X3, which produces MLIYSVLNSQKSLYFHHRRRFATDLYGQKLIRICSSPKMSNTPAAAPTSSSKSKAAGSSQAPEKRKPLFQKELQHMMYGFGDEQNPLPETVALVEDIVVEYVTDLTHKAQEIGTKRGRLLVDDFLYLIRKDLPKLNRCRELLAMQEELKQARKAFDVDEEKITSLD; this is translated from the exons ATGTTAATTTACTCTGTATTAAACTCACAAAAGTCTCTCTACTTTCATCATCGTCGCCGATTTGCCACTGACCTATACGGGCAGAAGCTAATCCGCATCTGTTCATCTCCG aagatgagtaaCACACCAGCAGCAGCGCCGACTTCATCGTCTAAATCGAAAGCTGCCGGAAGTTCTCAGGCGCCGGAAAAGCGCAAACCCCTCTTCCAAAAAGAAT TGCAGCATATGATGTATGGATTTGGCGATGAGCAGAAC CCTCTCCCAGAGACTGTCGCCCTTGTTGAAGATATTGTCGTTGAATACGTCACTGATTTG aCACATAAGGCTCAGGAGATTGGCACGAAGCGAGGAAGGCTACTGGTTGATGACTTCTTGTATCTAATCCGCAAG GATTTGCCAAAACTTAATCGGTGTAGGGAACTATTGGCAATGCAGGAAGAGCTGAAACAAGCACGTAAAGCTTTTGATGTTGACGAAGAGAAGATCACTTccctcgattga
- the LOC106386154 gene encoding transcription initiation factor TFIID subunit 13 isoform X1 — MLIYSVLNSQKSLYFHHRRRFATDLYGQKLIRICSSPKKKMSNTPAAAPTSSSKSKAAGSSQAPEKRKPLFQKELQHMMYGFGDEQNPLPETVALVEDIVVEYVTDLTHKAQEIGTKRGRLLVDDFLYLIRKDLPKLNRCRELLAMQEELKQARKAFDVDEEKITSLD; from the exons ATGTTAATTTACTCTGTATTAAACTCACAAAAGTCTCTCTACTTTCATCATCGTCGCCGATTTGCCACTGACCTATACGGGCAGAAGCTAATCCGCATCTGTTCATCTCCG aagaagaagatgagtaaCACACCAGCAGCAGCGCCGACTTCATCGTCTAAATCGAAAGCTGCCGGAAGTTCTCAGGCGCCGGAAAAGCGCAAACCCCTCTTCCAAAAAGAAT TGCAGCATATGATGTATGGATTTGGCGATGAGCAGAAC CCTCTCCCAGAGACTGTCGCCCTTGTTGAAGATATTGTCGTTGAATACGTCACTGATTTG aCACATAAGGCTCAGGAGATTGGCACGAAGCGAGGAAGGCTACTGGTTGATGACTTCTTGTATCTAATCCGCAAG GATTTGCCAAAACTTAATCGGTGTAGGGAACTATTGGCAATGCAGGAAGAGCTGAAACAAGCACGTAAAGCTTTTGATGTTGACGAAGAGAAGATCACTTccctcgattga
- the LOC106383433 gene encoding arp2/3 complex-activating protein rickA, with protein MLSSSLAMEFLCFFTLLLLSHSVALNITEKMQTECEMCLECENPCDQPPPPQEILCPPTLPPPPPPEILCPPPLPPPPPPPLEIFCPPPPPPSPPPPPPSPPPPCTHCPLPLPPPQPPICDECVHNKPRPPIIITAAAASREVSASISLATALAFLVSSLLH; from the coding sequence ATGCTCTCTTCCTCCCTGGCAATGgagttcctctgtttcttcaCTCTGCTTTTGCTTTCACATTCTGTTGCGTTGAATATAACAGAGAAAATGCAGACGGAATGTGAAATGTGCTTAGAATGTGAGAATCCATGTGATCAGCCACCACCACCGCAAGAGATACTCTGTCCTCCAACTCTTCCACCACCTCCGCCGCCTGAGATACTCTGTCCTCCACCTCTCCCACCACCTCCACCGCCTCCGTTAGAGATTTTTTGTCCCCCACCACCACCGCCTTCTCCTCCTCCGCCACCCCCATCACCGCCACCGCCCTGTACGCACTGCCCACTACCACTTCCACCACCGCAGCCGCCGATTTGTGACGAATGCGTTCATAATAAGCCGAGACCGCCGATCATTATCACCGCAGCAGCAGCTTCACGGGAGGTTTCAGCTTCTAT